TTTGAATGAGTAACCGTCAAACCTATTCAGTCCGTCCCCGGTCGCAAACCATAAAAAGCCTTTGTCATCCTGGGCGATGCTGTTAACTACACCAAACGACAACCCGTTTTGAATGGAATATCTGGTTACCCGGCCAACGCCCTGCCCATGAAGCAAACAAGGTGAAGAGAAGGTCAGTAAGAAAAAAGTTATGACTATTAGCGTTCCCGGGAATCTGTTCTGCACGTTCCATTTTCTGTTTATCATTCTTCCCGATCGTCAATAAATAGTCTTAGTTTTTCAGTCGTTGCCGTTTTAACGAAAAGATGCTTGTATATTTAACAAATTTTTAAATTTATTTTGGTAAAAATACTTTCACCGAAATTTTCTAGAATGCGGACTGGCCGTTTGATTTTTTTTGAAAAAAATCAAAAATACGCTTTTGGATAAAGAAACAACAATTTTAATCGTCGCAATGGAGATTAGCAGTATTAGAAAGCAGTTTTTTTTGATAGGTCCCAAAGCACCTTTTTCGTATAGCGTCCAGCGAATACAAAGAATGCCATAAACATTGGCATGAGATTTTTTACATGATAGTATTACGCTATCTAAATCAAAAATGTTATGCAAAATCATGAAGATAAAGTAAGAAAAGTAGAAAATAGCAATGAAGCTGACGAAGAAGATCCGAATGCAACATTAGGAAAAGCTGGATCAGAAGAAACGGGATCTCTTCCTAACGATCCGGCAGAAAATGCAAAAAAGACGTCGCCCGAGCAGGATGCTGGCAAAAAAGAAGACACCAGATTATCAGCAGGCAATTAAGCCGTTACAATAGTACAACTTAATAAAACTTTTTGTTATCACACCAGTCGCCTGCAAAAGCTTTACATATTGGAATTACAGATAACAGCAAATCTTTATCGAAGTTAATAAACGGGCGTTACTGTTAAGTACAAGAATTACATCATTTTCCCACATTGAGATTTCTCAATGTGGGAAAATGTTTTTTACCATCACCATTTAAAGGAAGCACTAAAATTAGGGCTGGCTTTCTGTTATATTTTAAATTGACAAACTAATTCCTAAGATTACTCCTCCACGCCAACGGAATTTATCGCATTCATTCATCCCACTAAAAAGATCATTGGGAACTAAGCAACCACATGGAAACTAATAAAGACACAAAATCGATTGAGAATATTGAATTGGTATTTCTTAAACCAGAAGATTATCAGGAAATTAAAGAAATGATGATTGAGACCTATTCGAATATGCCAAACGCCTATTGGAAAGAACATCACATCAAAACACTGATCTCCATTTTTCACGAAGGGCAGGTGGGCATAAGAGTAGATAATGAGCTGGCAGGGTGTGCATTGTCAATTATCGTTGACTATGACAAAGTAGATTCCAAACATACCTATAGAGAAATTACCGGCAATTATAGCTTTAAAACTCACACCAGCAAAGGAGATATTTTATATGGAATTGATGTTTTTATACGGCCGAAGTTTAGAGGTTTAAGGTTGGGAAGACGTTTATACGATTATAGAAAAGAGCTCTGTGAAAGATTAAATCTTAAAGGGATTGTATTTGGCGGCCGGATTCCTAATTACCATCAATATTCCGATGTCATCTCGCCAAAGGAGTACATTGACAAGGTAAAAAATAAAGACATACATGACCCTGTGTTAAATTTCCAATTGTCTAATGACTTTCACCCTGCAAGAATACTTCAAGGATATCTGGAAGGAGATAAAGACTCTAATGAATATGCCGTACTGCTTGAGTGGGATAATGTTTACTATGAGAAAAGTTCAGATCAGGCTGCTTTTAAGAAATCAATCATTAGGTTGGGTTTGATACAATGGCAGATGAGGCTGTACAATGACTTTAATGAATTGATGCAGCAGGTAGAATATTTCGTGGATGCAGTATCGGGTTACCGGTGTGATTTTGCCTTATTTCCTGAGTTTTTCAATGCGCCATTGATGTCGGATTATAATCATCTGGCTGAACCGGTTGCGATAAGAAAATTAGCAGAATATACTGATCGGATTGTCAGCCGGTTTTCGGAGCTTGCCATTTCATACAATATAAATATTATCACTGGAAGTATGCCGGAGGTAGTTGACAACAGTCTCTACAATGTTGGATACCTTTGTAAAAGGGACGGAGGCATCGAACGGTTCGAAAAGCTGCATGTAACGCCGGATGAGGCAAAGGTATGGGGTATGCAAGGAGGAAGCACAATAAAAACCTTTGACACGGACTGTGGCAAAATAGGTATTCTAATCTGCTATGATGTTGAATTCCCTGAGTTAAGTCGCATATTGGCCGATGAGGGAATGAATATATTGTTTGTACCATTTCTGACGGATACCCAAAATGGCTACTCCAGGGTAAGAAATTGTGCTCAGGCAAGAGCTATTGAAAATGAATGTTATGTTGCGATTGCCGGAAGTGTTGGGAATTTGCCCAAAGTTCATAATATGGATATTCAATATGCGCAGTCCATGGTTTTTACCCCTTGCGATTTTTCATTTCCTACAAATGGAATAAAAGCCGAAGCAACCCCAAACACGGAGATGATTTTAATTGCCGAAGTTGACATTGATAGTCTGCGTGAATTAAATCAATTTGGAAGTGTCCGGAATTTGAAAGACAGAAGAACTGATATCTATTCGATCATTCGCAATCAGACCAGTGAATCATCAGGTGCTAATATCCCGGTACATAAAGTGTTAAATCATTAGATTTGTTTAAAAAGCCCTTTGGCCTTGTACTAAATTGATAAATCAGACAGCCCGGAGTTGACCCACTCCTGGCTGTCTGATTTTTAAATATCACCGTTGGTTTTAATTATTTAAGATCCGTGGTGTCTGCTCAGAGTTATTAATAAAAATAGAAATCTGATCCTTTGTTATTTTGGGTGATGCGTTTTCCTTTTTACTACTTTATATTCGGTTGGAAGCATATTGAACTTGGCTTTAAATGATTTGGCAAAATAATTGGGAGCCGTAAAACCGGTCATGTAAGATATTTGCGAAATACTAAGATCGCTGTTTTCGAGCAACAACGCTGCTTTTTCAAGTTTGATAGAACGTATGAATTCAATGGGCGTCTGGCCGCTCATTTCAAGAACCCTGGTGTAAAGGGTCCCTCGGCTCATGCCGACATGTTTGCTCAGATTTTCAACGCTAAGCTGAGCGGTGTGCAGATTGTCTTCAATGTAAGAGAGCATATCTTTGAGCAATTTTTCCTGACTTGATTCCATTTGTAGCGGCTCGTCAGAAACTCTGATTTGCCTGGAATAAACGCCTTTCAAAAGCCTGTTTAACAATATCAGATTATTTATTTTGGCGTTCAAAATTTCGAAATTGAACGGTTTTGTCAGATAATCGTTAGCTCCTGAATTAAGCCCTTCAAGCTGCTGCTGCTCGCCATTGGATGCAGTAAGTAATATGATAGGAATGTGTTTCGTTCTTTTGTCTGCTTTAATCTTTTGGCTTAAAGTAATTCCGTCCATTTCCGGCATGGCAATATCACTGACGATCAACTCGGGGTGGTGACTCAACGTTTTTTGCCATCCTTCTTTTCCATTATTTGCTTCTACGACATGATAAAAAGGCATAAGGCTTTCTTTCAGATAGTGCCTGAATTCTTCGTTGTCTTCAATGATCAATACACTGGACGGATCATCAAGATTTGATTTTTCCTTTTTGTTAATAACCATGTCCTCATTGGCAGAAGGCAAAAGGAGCCTATCGGAGCCCGATTGCCCGGCCGGTGAAAGCGGTATTAAATTGGTTACCACTGGTAGCCGAACCGTAAAGGTACTGCCCAGGCCTGGCTGGCTTTTTACCGTGATCGTTCCCTGGTGCAGCTGAACAAACTCACGCACGATTGAAAGCCCGATACCACTTCCCTGATTCAGGATCGACAGATCTGTGTCATCCTGGAAAAACCTTTCAAATATTTTTTCATGGTTAGCTTCCGTAATACCTACTCCGGTGTCTTTTACCAAAATGGTGAGCCAGGAATTGCCATCAGCGGAATTTTGCTGGCAAATGCCCAGTTCTACTTCTCCACCCTTAGGTGTGAATTTAAATGCGTTAGACAGCAAATTGAAAAGTATCCGTTCCAGTTTTTCCGCGTCAAAATCCATATACAGCTGGGCAGTATCGCTTTCAATGTTGAACTGAATGCCTTTTCTGAATGAAAGGTCGCTGAACTGTTCACAGGTATCCTTGATAAACAGGATGGCATCCCTGGTTTCCAAATTGAGTTTTACCTCCTGCTGCTGCATATTTTTAATATCCAGAAGCTGGTCAACAAGGTTGAGCAGTCTTTTGGCATTTCTTTTAATCGCTAAGACCGGTGCGTTTAATTCGGTTGCTTTTGTTTTGATCAATAAATTTTCAGTAGGTGCAAGAATCAGAGATATCGGCGTTCTGAGTTCATGACTCAGATTGGTAAGAAACTTTATTTTTTGCCTGTCCAGTTCTTTTGCCTGTTCAGCTTCTGCTTGTTTTTGTTGCTCCCTAAATTCCCTTTGAAGTTTTTGGATTCCCCGGCGGCGCATTGCAAATACAATAGCAATTGGAGTCAACAGATAAAAAATATATGCATAAATGGTAAGATAAAAGGGCGGTTTTACGTGCACTGATATCGAGGTAGAATCAGGGCCCCAATTGATACCGTCACTGCTGGACTGTACCTCAAATACATAACTTCCAGGGCTTAAATTGGTGTAGCTGGCAAAATTATTGAGTCCAGTTTCATTCCAGTCGGCTTGCATGCCTATAAGCCTGTGCCGGTAATGCATCTGCCTGGGATTGGTATAATCCAGGGCGGCATACCCCAGTGAAAAATTCTGTTTGTAATCCAGATTTATCTTTTTGGCCACAGCGATATCAGCATCAATAAAACTGGAATCTGCCGCTGTAATGCTTTTGTTACCAATACGCAGATCTTTCAGGATGATAGGCGCTATGTTTTTACATGAGGGTAGACTTCGCGTATCAATGTAGTTGAAACCTGCAATGCCACCAAAAAACAAAATGTTATCAGACGTCCGTATTCCTGAGCCAAGGACAAACGTTTTGTTTTGAATCCCGTTATAAGAACTGTAATTGGTAAATTTTTTATTTTTAAGATCAAAATAACTGATACCCTGATTAGTACTCACCCAGATTCGGCCCTGAGCGTCTTCAAGAATCTTATTGATCACATTGCTTGCCAGTCCTTCCTTTTCTCCATACGAAATGAATTTTTTTGAAACGGAATCAAACAGGGCAAGTCCTTCTCCGAATGTGCCAACCCAAATGTTTCCTTTTTTATCTTCCAGGATAGATGAGACGATATTGCCGGGAAGATTACTGGATTGTTTATCGAGCAGTATCGATTTTCGTTTGACCGGGTCAAAGACTGCCAGGCCGGTTCCATGCGAGCCTATCCAGATTCTTCCCTGGCTGTCCTGTAAAATATCTCTGATATATCCATTGAGGGGAATAATCCGCTGTGAAGCAGGAACTGTCAGGTTGAAATATCTTTCAAAATGTTTTGTTTCCGGATCAAACAAGTGCACGCCACCACCATTGGTACCTATCCACAACTTGCCGGATCTGTCTTTTTGCAAACAGAAAATTTCGTTGTTACTCAGACTGGAAGAATCTTTGCCACGTAAGTATTGCTTATGTTGGCCAGTTTTTGGATTAAACTGGAATAAGCCATCCTGAAACGTTCCTATCCAAAGTTCATTCTCAGCGGTGAATTCGAGTGTCAGAATAGCCAATCCAGATGCGGCATTCCTGTTTTGAGGATTGATCTGAAATTTTTTAAAAAGATTCCTCTCCCGGTCATATAAGTTGAGCCCTCCGCCGTCTGTACCCACATATAGCGCACCTGAAGGGCTCTGGGCAAACGAGGTAACAAACGGAGCACTTAGACCATACGGATCGTTGGTATAAGATCTTTTTAATCCGAAAATAGCCAGATTTTTGTCGTACTTATTTACACCGCCTTTGTATGTACCAAGCCAGCAGATACCTTGATTATCAATCAGTATGCTGCGTACCGATTTATTTGTTAAACTAAATTCAGTTCTGGCATCCGGGCCATACCGTTGAATGTTTCCGCTGTTGATATCAAGAATATTCAGTCCTGCATCGGTGCATATCCAGATATTATGGTTATTTGCCAATGAAATTGCAAAAACCATATTAGAACTCAGAGAATTTTTATTGCCTGATTCATACTTGAAATGCTTTAAGAGCTGCCCATTTGAATCAAGTTTCAGTACGCCGCTGTAAGTACCGACCCATAAATTTCCACCAGAGTCCTCAATAATAGACTTAACAGTTCGAGAACCGCTTTCTTCCGGCAATGCCTGAAGATAATTAATGTATTCGTTGTCCTTACGGAAAGGGTCAATCCTGAACAAACCGTTTTTCGAGCCAACCCATACCCTCTGCTTTCTGTCTGTTGCAATGCTCAGTATAAGTCCTTTCGAAAGCTCATCCGGAACGTTGGGTATTGAAGAAAATGTGCTGATCCGGTGATTTTTTGCATCTACATTAACTAATCCATTGGTCGTTCCTATCCAGAGTTTTCCTGTTGCATCGCTGCCTATACTTGTGACGCTATGCGGGGATGGAATGCTCACAAATGAATCCTTTCTTCGATCATAAAAGTGTAGTCCACCTTCAATGGTTCCCACCCAGATATTACCGGTTCGGTCCTGATGTAGACTGGCAATATCATTGGATTTCAATGAGGTTGAATCCTGTTTACGGTGACGATATACCGTTACATCCGTACCATCAAATTTGTTAAGGCCATCGTCAGTTGCAAACCACATCAGTCCATGGCTATCTTTTAAAATAGCTGTTACTGTATTGGACGAGAGCCCATCCATGGAGGTAATCGACGTAAAACTTGGTTCAGCACGCTGAGCCCAGGCTGTGTAATAACCCGTAAGGATTATTACCAGCGAGCATGCAAAGTGATATATATAATAATTTGTTATGCGCATTGATCCGGTAAAATTAAAAGCCCGCCATTGTTGAGACCATCATATTTCGTATGCCAGGAAAAGTAAAGGGATATTTCAGTTCAAGGATAGGACCACGAGGGCTTCGATTACATTCCACCTACGAAAAACGGTATTTTAAACCTAAAAATGCAAGTTTCTCCTTGAATACGGCATTTTTTATGTGGATTTGAACAATAGTAGCTGTAAAATGAACAAATCTGCTCACAATAGACATCGATGCCCTATTACATTTGTCGATAATTAATCAAATAATATCTGGGAAAAATGATGAACTGAATTAGTGCACTGATTCTGATTCATCCATACTATCGAAAAATTTTCTTCCAAGGCGAAAAGCGTGAACGGAGAATTTTCAAATCAAAATTATGCCGTATTTAAATAATGTCAAATTGACACTAATTGATTACTGAAAACCAAATGAAAGTGTTCGTAAACTTTTTTTTAACCCAAATTTTATGACATGCTAATGCACCAATTAAAACAGTTACCGGAAATTACTATGATGCCGCACATGAATGAGAATCATTCAGTAGGTGCAACCCAATCTATTCGGAAACACTTAATCATTCCAAACTTATGCAAGACTCTTTATTAAACTTTAATATGGTGGCAAGGGTCATGGGGATCTCTGGCCTACACTTTTTACTGCTGGGCGGGTTGTCTACGGAAACTTTTGCCAGTAGTACATTTTTAATTAACGATCGCATTCCGTTAAGATCAACATCGGTTGCAGATGTGGAGATCAAAGGAAAAGTAACTGGGGAAGATGGTGCCGCACTTCCCGGGGCAAGTATACTTATTAAATCCACTACCCGGGGAACGATCACCGATACCGATGGAAATTTCAAAATCAACATTGCTGAGAACGCCAATACAATTCTGGTTGTGTCGCTTGTTGGTTATGTGTCTCAGGAAGTGGTAGTTGGAACGCAAAAAGTCCTGAATGTAATTTTGAAAGGTGATAATAAGGTGCTCGATGAAGTGGTGGTCGTAGGTTACGGTACCCAGCGGAAAAGGGATGTGACAGGCTCGGTTGTTTCTGTCAGTGAAAGCACACTTAAAGAAGTACCTGCTCCTAATCTGATCAATCAGTTGAAGGGCCGGGCAGCCGGTGTTTCAATCATCAGCAATGGAAGTACCCCCGGTTCTCAGGGGCAAATCAGAATCAGGGGCAACCGGACACTTACGACAAGTTCGGGTACTGCCGACAGTCAGGACGGACCCCTTGTGGTGGTCGACGGGATACCTTTTGGTGGTTTGAATGACATAAACCCGGATGATATCCTGAGCCTTGAGGTTTTGAAAGATGCCTCGGCAACAGCAATTTACGGTTCACGCGGTTCAGGGGGTGTGATTTTAGTAACGACTAAAAGAGGTAAGGTTGGTAAACCTGTATTCAGCTATGACGGATACCACGGAGAAACCCGTGTAATGGGAAAATTCAATGTGATGAATGGCCCTGAATATGCTCAGTTCAAACTTGATGCGGCCAAATACAACCGTACAA
The nucleotide sequence above comes from Dyadobacter subterraneus. Encoded proteins:
- a CDS encoding carbon-nitrogen hydrolase family protein, whose translation is METNKDTKSIENIELVFLKPEDYQEIKEMMIETYSNMPNAYWKEHHIKTLISIFHEGQVGIRVDNELAGCALSIIVDYDKVDSKHTYREITGNYSFKTHTSKGDILYGIDVFIRPKFRGLRLGRRLYDYRKELCERLNLKGIVFGGRIPNYHQYSDVISPKEYIDKVKNKDIHDPVLNFQLSNDFHPARILQGYLEGDKDSNEYAVLLEWDNVYYEKSSDQAAFKKSIIRLGLIQWQMRLYNDFNELMQQVEYFVDAVSGYRCDFALFPEFFNAPLMSDYNHLAEPVAIRKLAEYTDRIVSRFSELAISYNINIITGSMPEVVDNSLYNVGYLCKRDGGIERFEKLHVTPDEAKVWGMQGGSTIKTFDTDCGKIGILICYDVEFPELSRILADEGMNILFVPFLTDTQNGYSRVRNCAQARAIENECYVAIAGSVGNLPKVHNMDIQYAQSMVFTPCDFSFPTNGIKAEATPNTEMILIAEVDIDSLRELNQFGSVRNLKDRRTDIYSIIRNQTSESSGANIPVHKVLNH
- a CDS encoding hybrid sensor histidine kinase/response regulator transcription factor, producing the protein MRITNYYIYHFACSLVIILTGYYTAWAQRAEPSFTSITSMDGLSSNTVTAILKDSHGLMWFATDDGLNKFDGTDVTVYRHRKQDSTSLKSNDIASLHQDRTGNIWVGTIEGGLHFYDRRKDSFVSIPSPHSVTSIGSDATGKLWIGTTNGLVNVDAKNHRISTFSSIPNVPDELSKGLILSIATDRKQRVWVGSKNGLFRIDPFRKDNEYINYLQALPEESGSRTVKSIIEDSGGNLWVGTYSGVLKLDSNGQLLKHFKYESGNKNSLSSNMVFAISLANNHNIWICTDAGLNILDINSGNIQRYGPDARTEFSLTNKSVRSILIDNQGICWLGTYKGGVNKYDKNLAIFGLKRSYTNDPYGLSAPFVTSFAQSPSGALYVGTDGGGLNLYDRERNLFKKFQINPQNRNAASGLAILTLEFTAENELWIGTFQDGLFQFNPKTGQHKQYLRGKDSSSLSNNEIFCLQKDRSGKLWIGTNGGGVHLFDPETKHFERYFNLTVPASQRIIPLNGYIRDILQDSQGRIWIGSHGTGLAVFDPVKRKSILLDKQSSNLPGNIVSSILEDKKGNIWVGTFGEGLALFDSVSKKFISYGEKEGLASNVINKILEDAQGRIWVSTNQGISYFDLKNKKFTNYSSYNGIQNKTFVLGSGIRTSDNILFFGGIAGFNYIDTRSLPSCKNIAPIILKDLRIGNKSITAADSSFIDADIAVAKKINLDYKQNFSLGYAALDYTNPRQMHYRHRLIGMQADWNETGLNNFASYTNLSPGSYVFEVQSSSDGINWGPDSTSISVHVKPPFYLTIYAYIFYLLTPIAIVFAMRRRGIQKLQREFREQQKQAEAEQAKELDRQKIKFLTNLSHELRTPISLILAPTENLLIKTKATELNAPVLAIKRNAKRLLNLVDQLLDIKNMQQQEVKLNLETRDAILFIKDTCEQFSDLSFRKGIQFNIESDTAQLYMDFDAEKLERILFNLLSNAFKFTPKGGEVELGICQQNSADGNSWLTILVKDTGVGITEANHEKIFERFFQDDTDLSILNQGSGIGLSIVREFVQLHQGTITVKSQPGLGSTFTVRLPVVTNLIPLSPAGQSGSDRLLLPSANEDMVINKKEKSNLDDPSSVLIIEDNEEFRHYLKESLMPFYHVVEANNGKEGWQKTLSHHPELIVSDIAMPEMDGITLSQKIKADKRTKHIPIILLTASNGEQQQLEGLNSGANDYLTKPFNFEILNAKINNLILLNRLLKGVYSRQIRVSDEPLQMESSQEKLLKDMLSYIEDNLHTAQLSVENLSKHVGMSRGTLYTRVLEMSGQTPIEFIRSIKLEKAALLLENSDLSISQISYMTGFTAPNYFAKSFKAKFNMLPTEYKVVKRKTHHPK